Proteins found in one Coffea eugenioides isolate CCC68of chromosome 5, Ceug_1.0, whole genome shotgun sequence genomic segment:
- the LOC113770456 gene encoding peroxisomal (S)-2-hydroxy-acid oxidase — MGEITNVTEYQAIAKQKLPKMVYDYYASGAEDEWTLAENRNAFSRILFRPRILIDVSRIDMTTTILGFKISMPIMIAPTAMQKMAHPEGEYATARAASAAGTIMTLSSWATSSVEEVASTGPGIRFFQLYVYRDRNVVAQLVRRAERAGFKAIALTVDTPRLGRREADIKNRFTLPPFLTLKNFEGLDLGKMDKADDSGLASYVAGQIDRTLSWKDVKWLQTITSMPILVKGVLTAEDARIAVQNGAAGIIVSNHGARQLDYVPATIMALEEVVKAAQGRVPVFLDGGVRRGTDVFKALALGASGIFIGRPVLFSLAAEGEAGVRKVLQMLREEFELTMALSGCRSLSEITRNHIVTDWDVPRLLPPARL, encoded by the exons ATGGGGGAGATTACCAACGTCACGGAATATCAGGCAATTGCCAAGCAGAAGTTGCCAAAGATGGTATATGATTACTATGCATCAGGTGCAGAGGATGAATGGACTCTGGCGGAGAATAGAAATGCTTTCTCAAGAATTTT ATTTAGGCCACGGATTCTAATTGATGTGAGCAGGATTGACATGACCACCACCATCTTGGGATTTAAGATTTCAATGCCCATCATGATTGCCCCAACTGCCATGCAGAAAATGGCTCATCCTGAAG GTGAATATGCAACTGCAAGAGCTGCATCAGCTGCAGGAACAATTATG ACGTTGTCATCATGGGCTACTTCCAGTGTTGAAGAGGTTGCATCAACAGGACCAGGCATCCGGTTTTTTCAACTTTAT GTCTACAGGGACAGGAATGTTGTTGCTCAGCTTGTGCGAAGAGCTGAAAGGGCAGGTTTTAAGGCTATAGCCCTTACTGTTGACACACCTAGACTGGGACGCAGAGAAGCAGATATCAAGAATCG ATTTACTTTGCCACCATTTTTGACATTGAAGAACTTCGAGGGATTAGACCTTGGCAAGATGGACAAA GCAGATGACTCTGGATTAGCTTCATATGTTGCTGGTCAAATTGATCGCACTCTAAGTTGGAAG GATGTCAAGTGGCTCCAGACCATCACTTCAATGCCCATCCTTGTGAAGGGTGTCCTTACTGCTGAAGATG CAAGAATAGCTGTCCAGAATGGAGCAGCTGGCATCATTGTATCCAATCATGGTGCCCGTCAACTTGATTATGTTCCTGCAACTATTATGGCTTTGGAAGAG GTTGTGAAAGCTGCACAGGGTCGTGTGCCAGTGTTCTTGGATGGAGGGGTCCGTCGTGGCACTGATGTCTTCAAGGCCTTAGCCCTTGGAGCTTCTGGCATATTC ATTGGAAGACCTGTGCTTTTCTCCTTGGCTGCAGAAGGAGAAGCTGGGGTTAGAAAAGTACTTCAGATGCTGCGTGAGGAATTTGAGCTAACCATGGCGTTGAGCGGCTGCCGGTCACTCTCGGAGATTACTCGCAACCACATTGTCACCGACTGGGATGTTCCACGCCTTCTTCCTCCAGCAAGGCTTTGA